A window of Dehalogenimonas sp. WBC-2 genomic DNA:
CTATTTAAGCTATCGTGGTATTTTCAAGCCTTTGGCCGACAGGGGCGCCAGTCTTATCCATCTTATGGTTGCCTCGATGGCGCTGGGTTTCATCCTGCGCCACACCATCGGTGAGATATGGGGGTTTTCTCCTCTGACATTTAGTATCGTTTGGCCGGCTTTCGATGTCGGACCGCTCCGGATCAGCCTGAATTGGATCATCCTGATTATCACGGCTGTTGTGGTAAGCGTCGGCCTTCATTTTGTTCTGACCAAGACTAAGATCGGTAAAGCCATCCGCGCCACGGCTTCAAACCCTAAGCTGGCGCTGTCATCCGGCATCAATACCACCAAGGTAATGATTTTCACCTGGTTTGTTTCCGCAGGGCTGGCGGGTATCGCCGGTCTATTCAGGGGCGTTGAGACCCGGCTTTCGCCTTATCTGGGCTGGGACATCCTTTTACCGACCTTTGCTGTTGCCGTGCTTGGCGGTATCGGCAGCTTTTATGGGGCAATCGTTGCTGCTATTATAATCGGCCTGGCGGAGAATATCGGGGTAGTTTTGTTGTCGCAGGTCGGGCTATCAACCGAATACCGAATCGCTATCCCATTTGTAATCCTGATTGTGGTGCTCATTTTCAAGCCTCAGGGACTGGCAAAAGCGTTTAAGGGAAATTAAATGGATCCGATACTTATTTACGCTGTCAACGCCCTGGTCTACATCGGAATATTCGCCATCGTTGCTTTGTCGCTTAATGCCGAGTACGGTTACACCGGCCTGGCTAACTTCGGCAAAGTGGCCTTCTTCATGGTCGGGGCTTACAGCTATGCACTGTTAGTTCAGGCAGGCGTTCCATGGCCGTTGGCGATGGCATTAGCGGCGTTAATATCTTCGATCTTCGGTTTGCTTGTATCTTTGCCTGCGATACGCCTTCGCGAAGATTACCTGGCAATAGTTACTCTCACTTTCGGCGAAATCCTCCGTATCTTTATTAAATCTGAAGACTGGCTGGCTAACGGAGTTTGGGGTATAAGCATCCCGCCCGTTTTTGCCGCAGGTGATTTCGTCACAGGTTTATGGATGAACCTGGCACTGGTCTTCGGTCTGCTGGTAGCGTGCTACATCTTTATGAGTCTCCTGGCTAATTCACCCTTCGGCCGGATCATGCGGGCACTCCGTGAAGACCAGGTGGCCGCTGACGCCATTGGCAAGAACCGCATAGTTTATAAAAGCCAGATTTTCATGATAGGATCGGCCATGGCCGGCCTCGGCGGCGCTCTCTTCGCCAATTTCGTGGGTTATATCGCCCCGGAATCTTTCCTGCCAATTATCACTTTTACCATCTGGATGATGGTCATCCTTGGCGGTCCGGCCAACAACTTTGGTGTTATCATCGGTGCGGCGGCAGTGCAACTCTTCGAACGCGGCACCATCATCTTGAAAGACTATGTAACTTTACCTATTGACCCAACCAACCTACAGAATATCCTCTTCGGTGTGATCATCATTACCATCCTGATGTTCCGCCCGAGTGGCCTGTTCAAGGAAAGCAAGATCAATACTCTGGGTACCAGGAGGGCCATGCGATGGCTGAACCCCTCCTCAAAGTAGAAGGACTGGTTAAGAATTACGGCGGCTTGTGTGCGGTTGGCGGCGTCGACCTGGAGGTCGGGCGGGGCAAATTCGTCGGCCTGGTCGGCCCTAACGGCTGCGGCAAGACGACGCTGCTTTCTTCGATCTACGGTCTGCGACCTTCAGACGGTGGCCATGTTACGTTCGCCGGACGGCATATTGAAAAGATGGCGCCGCACCAGATATTCGACCTCGGCATGGGTAACGCCTTCCAGTTCCCGAGACTTTTCCCGACCATGACTGTCCTTGATAACATGATCATCGCTGCCCGTAATCAGCCGGGTGATAAACTCTTCAATTCGCTCTTCCGCCGGGGCAAATGGCACCGCGACGATG
This region includes:
- the livM gene encoding branched-chain amino acid transport system permease LivM, which encodes MDPILIYAVNALVYIGIFAIVALSLNAEYGYTGLANFGKVAFFMVGAYSYALLVQAGVPWPLAMALAALISSIFGLLVSLPAIRLREDYLAIVTLTFGEILRIFIKSEDWLANGVWGISIPPVFAAGDFVTGLWMNLALVFGLLVACYIFMSLLANSPFGRIMRALREDQVAADAIGKNRIVYKSQIFMIGSAMAGLGGALFANFVGYIAPESFLPIITFTIWMMVILGGPANNFGVIIGAAAVQLFERGTIILKDYVTLPIDPTNLQNILFGVIIITILMFRPSGLFKESKINTLGTRRAMRWLNPSSK
- the livH gene encoding high-affinity branched-chain amino acid transport system permease LivH, with amino-acid sequence MNWAQILFNSAVTGSLYLISAVALTLVYGLARFPNFAHAEIMALGGFIGYFVAEQLGAPMPLAFVAAFLGSGLIGYLSYRGIFKPLADRGASLIHLMVASMALGFILRHTIGEIWGFSPLTFSIVWPAFDVGPLRISLNWIILIITAVVVSVGLHFVLTKTKIGKAIRATASNPKLALSSGINTTKVMIFTWFVSAGLAGIAGLFRGVETRLSPYLGWDILLPTFAVAVLGGIGSFYGAIVAAIIIGLAENIGVVLLSQVGLSTEYRIAIPFVILIVVLIFKPQGLAKAFKGN